One genomic window of Campylobacter curvus includes the following:
- a CDS encoding 5-formyltetrahydrofolate cyclo-ligase, with product MSVKPEKKEYRQKAKNDIRNLALIKAKAAHYRAVDRLGKLIKFSGARKVLLYLPLDYEVDVCRLRRKLSRECEIFAPFMVGLSLKMVKLRMPFIVHKFNVRQPLGRKTDKIRLDMAVVPVIGVDGAMARIGHGKGFYDRFFNTLPYRPKMIVFVQIKDFFTSQILTEKHDVRGDFYITPRKNYIKRGTYDRSFNRLRSRCGGSWRRISVC from the coding sequence ATGAGCGTTAAGCCCGAAAAGAAAGAGTATAGGCAAAAAGCTAAAAACGATATACGAAATTTGGCTTTAATAAAAGCAAAAGCGGCGCATTATAGGGCTGTCGATAGACTAGGAAAGCTGATAAAATTTAGCGGCGCAAGAAAAGTTTTGCTCTATTTGCCGCTTGATTATGAGGTCGATGTGTGTAGATTAAGGCGAAAATTATCAAGGGAGTGTGAAATTTTTGCTCCTTTTATGGTAGGGCTTAGTTTAAAAATGGTAAAATTGCGAATGCCGTTTATTGTTCATAAATTTAATGTCAGGCAACCGCTTGGCAGGAAAACGGACAAAATACGGCTCGATATGGCGGTAGTCCCCGTGATCGGGGTTGATGGGGCTATGGCTAGAATAGGGCATGGGAAAGGCTTTTATGATAGATTTTTTAACACTTTGCCCTATCGTCCGAAAATGATAGTTTTTGTGCAGATAAAAGATTTTTTTACGAGTCAGATACTGACCGAGAAACATGATGTTCGAGGCGACTTTTACATAACCCCGAGAAAAAATTATATTAAACGAGGGACTTATGATAGAAGTTTTAATAGGCTTAGGAGCCGGTGTGGCGGGAGTTGGCGCAGGATATCTGTATGCTAA
- the radA gene encoding DNA repair protein RadA, whose product MAKSKIIFECQACGNQQSKWLGKCPQCGAWDSFVELNGEQIKAVKEMAKISTSPSKAVSINEVQIENINRFSTKDSELDLVLGGGVVEGSLVLIGGSPGIGKSTLLLKIASNLAKDGKKTLYVSGEESASQIKMRAQRLEAIDERLYLLTEICLENITAEIQKNDYKILVIDSIQTLYSEEVSSAPGSISQVREITFELMRLAKDKNICIFIIGHITKEGSIAGPRVLEHMVDVVLYFEGDASRELRMLRGFKNRFGSTSEVGIFEMSAKGLVSASEISSKFFTRGSAMSGSAITVIMEGSRALSVEVQALVCESAYPKRSCTGYERNRLDMLLALLERKVELPLGHYDVFVNISGGVKVGETAADLAVVAAIISSFKNRPISKDSVFIGELSLNGEIREVFNLDQRLKEAKTQKFKNAIIPNKPLDTQGLKCFYAKDIVQVLEWM is encoded by the coding sequence GTGGCAAAATCTAAAATAATTTTCGAATGTCAAGCATGCGGCAACCAACAAAGCAAATGGCTAGGTAAATGTCCTCAATGCGGGGCTTGGGATAGCTTTGTAGAGCTAAACGGCGAGCAAATAAAAGCTGTAAAAGAGATGGCTAAAATTTCAACATCGCCAAGCAAAGCCGTGAGTATAAACGAGGTGCAGATAGAAAATATCAATCGCTTCAGCACCAAGGACAGCGAGCTTGACCTGGTACTTGGCGGCGGAGTGGTCGAGGGCTCGCTCGTACTCATCGGCGGCAGCCCGGGTATCGGCAAATCGACCCTGCTTTTAAAAATCGCCTCAAATTTAGCCAAAGACGGTAAAAAAACTCTCTACGTCAGTGGCGAAGAGAGTGCCAGCCAGATAAAAATGCGCGCACAAAGACTAGAAGCGATAGATGAAAGACTCTATCTTTTGACCGAAATTTGCCTCGAAAACATCACCGCTGAAATTCAAAAAAACGACTACAAAATTTTAGTCATCGACTCGATCCAGACCCTTTACAGCGAGGAAGTGAGCTCGGCTCCGGGCTCTATTTCGCAGGTTCGCGAGATAACTTTCGAGCTCATGCGCCTTGCAAAAGACAAAAATATCTGCATATTCATCATCGGGCACATCACTAAAGAGGGCTCGATAGCCGGCCCTAGAGTGCTCGAGCATATGGTCGATGTGGTGCTTTATTTCGAGGGTGACGCCAGTCGTGAGCTTAGGATGCTAAGAGGGTTTAAAAATCGCTTCGGCTCTACGAGCGAGGTCGGTATCTTTGAAATGAGTGCCAAAGGACTGGTCAGCGCAAGCGAAATTTCAAGCAAATTTTTTACCAGAGGTAGCGCGATGAGCGGTAGCGCGATAACGGTCATAATGGAAGGCTCGCGCGCGCTTAGCGTCGAGGTGCAAGCCCTAGTCTGCGAGAGTGCATATCCTAAACGAAGCTGCACGGGCTACGAGCGAAATCGCCTCGATATGCTTCTAGCCCTGCTCGAGCGTAAAGTAGAGCTACCACTTGGACATTACGATGTATTTGTAAATATCTCGGGCGGCGTGAAAGTAGGCGAAACGGCGGCCGATCTAGCCGTAGTCGCCGCGATAATCAGCAGCTTCAAAAACCGCCCTATAAGCAAAGATAGTGTATTTATCGGCGAGCTTAGTCTAAACGGTGAGATAAGAGAGGTCTTTAATCTCGATCAGCGCCTAAAAGAGGCAAAAACACAAAAATTTAAAAACGCCATAATCCCAAACAAACCGCTCGATACGCAAGGGTTAAAATGCTTTTATGCAAAAGACATAGTCCAAGTACTCGAGTGGATGTAA
- the ftsY gene encoding signal recognition particle-docking protein FtsY, with amino-acid sequence MMNFLKKGFEKTFGAILSAKTSKKITKENLEEILLEADVTYEIVEEIIYYLPPQNDVRREDLRRVMSSYFIYEKERKIEPDKPFVDLILGVNGAGKTTTIAKLANLYKNAGKSVILGACDTFRAGAIEQLRQWSLRLNVPIVATQQGHDPSAVAFDTISSAVAKNIDRVILDTAGRLQNQTNLANELSKIVRISQKAYERAPHRKILILDGTQGNAGVAQAKAFNEIVELDGVIITKLDGTAKGGALFGVARELELPILYIGVGEKMEDLVKFDPDEFLDSLMDTIFD; translated from the coding sequence ATGATGAATTTTTTAAAAAAAGGCTTTGAAAAGACCTTTGGCGCGATACTATCAGCCAAAACCTCAAAAAAGATAACAAAAGAAAATTTAGAGGAAATTTTACTCGAAGCCGACGTCACTTACGAGATAGTAGAGGAGATAATCTACTATCTGCCGCCTCAAAACGATGTCAGACGCGAGGATCTGCGCCGTGTGATGAGTAGCTATTTTATTTACGAAAAAGAGCGCAAAATAGAGCCCGATAAGCCCTTTGTCGATCTCATACTTGGCGTGAACGGAGCGGGCAAGACCACGACTATCGCAAAGCTGGCAAATTTATATAAAAATGCCGGCAAAAGCGTGATCCTAGGCGCTTGCGATACTTTTCGCGCGGGGGCTATCGAGCAGCTTCGTCAATGGTCGCTACGTCTAAACGTGCCTATCGTCGCCACCCAGCAAGGACATGATCCTTCGGCGGTCGCTTTTGATACGATAAGCTCGGCAGTCGCAAAAAACATCGACCGTGTCATACTAGATACTGCCGGACGCCTGCAAAATCAAACTAATTTAGCAAACGAACTGAGCAAGATCGTCCGTATCAGTCAAAAGGCCTACGAGCGTGCGCCTCACCGTAAAATTTTGATCCTTGACGGCACTCAGGGCAACGCCGGCGTCGCTCAGGCAAAAGCGTTTAACGAGATCGTCGAGCTTGACGGAGTCATCATCACCAAGCTAGACGGCACGGCAAAGGGCGGAGCGCTATTTGGCGTGGCTCGCGAGCTGGAGCTGCCGATACTCTATATCGGTGTCGGCGAAAAGATGGAGGATCTGGTCAAATTTGATCCTGATGAATTCCTAGATAGCCTTATGGATACGATATTTGATTGA
- the ybaK gene encoding Cys-tRNA(Pro) deacylase produces MIHKTNAARLLDKLNTPYELVEYEADENDLSAIHVAMSTHQDIKNIYKTIVCVCEPKNFIVACLQGDLELDLKALAHAAGVKRCELINLRDLEKITGYIRGGCSPLAMKKAYPTFIDERARELGFVYVSAGVRGKQLRLAPLDLATACEAKFASIARG; encoded by the coding sequence ATGATACATAAAACAAACGCGGCGAGGCTGCTAGACAAGCTAAATACGCCATACGAGCTGGTAGAATACGAAGCCGACGAGAACGATCTATCCGCCATCCATGTGGCTATGAGCACGCACCAAGACATCAAAAACATCTACAAAACCATCGTTTGTGTATGCGAGCCTAAAAATTTTATCGTCGCATGCTTGCAAGGAGACTTAGAGCTTGATCTAAAGGCCCTGGCTCACGCTGCCGGCGTCAAACGCTGCGAACTCATAAATCTACGCGATCTTGAAAAGATCACCGGCTACATTCGCGGCGGCTGCTCTCCGCTCGCGATGAAAAAGGCGTATCCTACTTTCATAGACGAGCGAGCGCGTGAGCTTGGTTTTGTCTATGTGAGCGCAGGAGTCCGTGGCAAGCAGTTAAGACTGGCACCTCTTGATCTGGCAACTGCATGCGAAGCGAAATTTGCAAGCATCGCGAGGGGTTAA
- the fliL gene encoding flagellar basal body-associated protein FliL: MADEIEEKQTKKGGSSVLIIIIVAMLVLLLVVGGLVAFLLLGNDESHDASMAQPQAQTQQSTSTKSAKPASKRNNDYANMGPIYPLDQFIVNLLSENGSRFLKTKIDLEQSDELLTPELDKKKALLRDIIIRTLSSKTYEEVSTAKGKDRLKDEIVGKLNEVLSDGYIKNIYFTDFVVQ, encoded by the coding sequence ATGGCAGACGAAATAGAAGAGAAGCAGACTAAAAAAGGCGGCAGTAGCGTATTGATAATCATCATAGTAGCGATGCTCGTTTTATTGCTCGTTGTGGGCGGCCTCGTAGCGTTCTTGCTACTTGGCAATGACGAATCGCATGATGCAAGCATGGCGCAACCTCAAGCTCAAACGCAGCAAAGCACATCAACCAAGAGCGCCAAACCGGCCTCCAAACGCAATAACGACTACGCAAACATGGGTCCTATATATCCGCTAGATCAGTTTATAGTAAATCTTCTTAGTGAAAATGGCTCACGCTTTTTGAAAACCAAAATCGACCTGGAGCAAAGTGATGAGCTTTTGACACCGGAGCTTGATAAGAAAAAGGCGCTACTACGCGACATCATAATCCGCACGTTATCGTCTAAAACCTATGAAGAAGTCAGCACGGCAAAAGGTAAAGACCGCCTAAAAGACGAGATAGTAGGTAAATTAAACGAGGTTTTGAGTGACGGATACATCAAAAATATCTATTTTACCGACTTCGTGGTGCAATGA
- a CDS encoding lipid-binding SYLF domain-containing protein, producing MRNLVILLFCAVFSFASEEIVLSAANSFVTTMRSSKDAPIKELIAQAKATIIFPSVKKVGFVVGGMGGDGVMIVGPMSSPSEIVSVGISGGSIGLQFGYEDSSLVLFVMKDSIVYDIKDAKVTIDADVSFSFGDIGRKFNKISDFKFSKDIYAYAANDGFFAGASFGGAVISSKDENLKQSGYAYEQLIGAASKF from the coding sequence ATGAGGAATTTAGTTATTTTGCTGTTTTGCGCGGTATTCTCGTTTGCTAGCGAAGAGATCGTGCTAAGTGCGGCAAATTCGTTCGTAACAACGATGAGATCCAGCAAAGACGCTCCGATAAAAGAGCTTATAGCACAGGCAAAGGCTACGATAATATTTCCGAGCGTGAAAAAAGTAGGCTTCGTCGTCGGCGGGATGGGCGGAGACGGTGTGATGATAGTGGGTCCCATGAGCTCTCCAAGCGAGATCGTCTCAGTGGGCATAAGCGGCGGGAGCATAGGGCTTCAGTTTGGTTATGAGGATAGCTCGCTGGTGCTTTTTGTGATGAAAGACAGTATAGTTTATGACATCAAGGACGCGAAAGTCACGATAGACGCCGACGTGTCGTTTTCATTTGGCGATATAGGGCGTAAATTCAATAAAATAAGCGATTTTAAATTTTCAAAAGACATCTATGCCTACGCGGCAAATGACGGATTTTTTGCAGGAGCTAGCTTTGGCGGTGCGGTCATCAGCTCAAAGGATGAAAATTTAAAGCAAAGCGGCTATGCTTACGAGCAGCTTATAGGCGCAGCCTCAAAATTTTAA
- a CDS encoding DUF945 family protein, with protein MKKILSTLLVVVVVAVAAVYYVSDNVAKNYEKTIGELDKIDGIKISNSMYEKGLFDSNATFDLIVSKDLLDKIDESAGAQDLVFKVDTELKHGLTALFSGAHVKSKIFIQNDFIKNMVSVFLGSNLIMTADANVGFGGGKYVLLNLSDIDFKDNKSVTLTTKGVSIAVDLDPSNKAKSVKFNVSKAYIENKDENFSLNMENAFADIDYEQPLVIDSAFDWSIVPYASKSGFKIFEISADNYQESIKINIADVIYDSVLKINNGLANFKENVKAAGISVNDSKYKELALDAELLNFNVSVLEDYIKNLDKELASSDFGGYEEFLSDKFKKDRDEFLSSDPIVKVNSLTLKNIDNNALNLNLTLGFKGYDKKLTDAQNIKSLIVNGKINIDTTLAEFFGQIPEVGMFEPMLKEGEILKSDGKGVKTEFKFDKDKMDIIFNEKVGLFDLIRGF; from the coding sequence ATGAAAAAAATTTTATCTACATTGCTTGTTGTGGTCGTCGTTGCAGTCGCGGCTGTGTATTATGTATCGGACAATGTCGCCAAAAACTATGAAAAGACGATCGGCGAGCTCGATAAGATCGACGGGATAAAAATTTCAAACAGCATGTATGAAAAAGGCTTGTTTGACTCAAATGCCACGTTTGATTTGATCGTCAGCAAAGACCTGCTTGATAAAATAGACGAGAGTGCAGGTGCTCAAGATCTTGTTTTTAAAGTCGATACGGAGCTAAAACACGGTCTTACGGCTTTATTTTCCGGAGCGCATGTAAAGTCTAAAATTTTTATTCAAAATGATTTTATTAAAAATATGGTTTCGGTATTTTTAGGCTCGAATTTAATAATGACAGCCGATGCGAACGTAGGTTTTGGCGGGGGCAAATATGTCTTGCTAAATTTAAGCGATATTGATTTTAAGGACAATAAAAGCGTCACGCTAACGACAAAGGGTGTGTCTATCGCGGTCGACCTTGACCCTAGCAACAAAGCCAAGAGCGTAAAATTTAATGTTTCAAAGGCATATATAGAAAATAAAGATGAAAATTTTAGCCTAAATATGGAAAACGCTTTTGCGGACATAGACTACGAGCAGCCTTTGGTGATCGACTCTGCTTTTGACTGGAGTATCGTTCCTTACGCTTCTAAGAGCGGCTTTAAAATTTTTGAGATAAGTGCTGATAATTATCAAGAAAGCATTAAGATCAATATCGCAGACGTGATTTATGATTCGGTGTTGAAGATAAACAACGGTTTAGCAAATTTTAAAGAAAATGTAAAAGCGGCGGGCATATCTGTAAATGATAGCAAATATAAAGAGCTGGCCCTTGATGCGGAGCTTTTAAATTTTAATGTCAGTGTGTTGGAGGATTATATAAAAAATTTAGATAAAGAGCTGGCTAGTAGTGATTTTGGCGGATATGAGGAATTTTTATCGGATAAATTTAAAAAAGATAGAGATGAATTTTTATCAAGCGATCCTATCGTAAAGGTAAATTCATTGACGCTAAAAAATATAGACAATAACGCCTTAAATTTAAATCTTACGCTAGGATTCAAAGGGTATGATAAAAAACTCACCGATGCACAAAATATCAAATCTCTCATTGTGAACGGAAAGATAAATATCGATACTACTTTGGCTGAATTTTTTGGTCAGATCCCGGAAGTTGGCATGTTTGAGCCTATGCTTAAAGAGGGTGAAATTTTAAAGAGTGATGGCAAAGGCGTAAAAACAGAATTTAAATTTGACAAAGATAAAATGGATATTATTTTTAACGAAAAAGTCGGTTTGTTTGATTTGATCAGGGGCTTTTAA
- the acpS gene encoding holo-ACP synthase codes for MIGIDIVSIGRISRLKERHGELFLRRFLSEDELALAKSDASIAGLWAAKEAASKALGVGIGAECSFFDIIIEKSPKNAPILKFSPKIYENFNIKEAALSISHDAGFAIAVAIVS; via the coding sequence ATGATCGGTATCGACATCGTCAGCATAGGTAGAATTTCAAGGCTTAAAGAGCGTCACGGAGAGCTTTTTTTGAGACGCTTTTTAAGCGAAGACGAGTTGGCGCTTGCTAAAAGCGACGCCAGTATCGCCGGGCTCTGGGCGGCGAAAGAGGCCGCCAGTAAAGCGCTTGGTGTTGGTATCGGCGCTGAGTGCAGCTTTTTTGACATCATCATCGAAAAATCACCAAAAAACGCTCCGATTTTAAAATTCTCTCCTAAAATTTACGAAAATTTCAATATAAAAGAGGCCGCACTTAGCATAAGTCACGATGCAGGCTTTGCTATCGCCGTGGCGATTGTATCTTAA
- a CDS encoding TlpA family protein disulfide reductase, which translates to MNFKNTIIALSCAFLLFGCGGDDKKNGQTSSNAQIEANKTDVNSSQNSAKSEPVVDLHLNLLNGKTINLQKRKDGFDIKDNDKATLFVFFATWCPPCRAEIPHLNNLSEKFKEELNIIGVLLEEKNEQEVKDFAKKYNIKYDVAVGEGNFLLEKAVGGIIGLPSSALYKPNGDYAIHYTGLVPEEMLENDILKAIK; encoded by the coding sequence ATGAATTTTAAAAATACCATTATAGCATTATCGTGTGCGTTTTTGCTCTTTGGATGCGGCGGGGACGATAAAAAAAACGGACAAACATCAAGCAACGCGCAAATAGAAGCAAACAAAACGGACGTAAATTCAAGCCAAAATAGCGCCAAATCCGAGCCCGTGGTTGATTTGCATCTAAATTTACTAAATGGCAAAACAATAAATTTGCAAAAACGTAAGGACGGCTTTGATATAAAGGACAACGACAAAGCCACTCTTTTCGTGTTTTTCGCTACATGGTGTCCACCGTGCAGAGCGGAGATCCCACATCTAAACAACCTCAGCGAGAAATTTAAAGAGGAGCTAAATATAATCGGCGTGTTGCTAGAGGAGAAAAACGAACAAGAGGTGAAGGATTTTGCGAAAAAATATAATATAAAATACGATGTCGCTGTCGGAGAGGGCAACTTCTTACTAGAAAAGGCGGTAGGCGGCATCATAGGGTTGCCTTCGTCGGCTCTTTATAAGCCAAACGGTGATTATGCGATACATTACACCGGTTTAGTGCCGGAAGAGATGCTGGAAAACGATATTTTAAAAGCGATAAAATAA
- a CDS encoding DedA family protein produces the protein MQDIINSLSTYGYIILFLYTLGGGMVAIIAAGVLSYAGKMDLSISITVAAISNAIGDTLLFYLSRYNKGAIMPYLKGHKRKLAYAGVLTKKHGDKIIFFKKFIYGLKTLVPVAIGLTKYPFYKFSVINVISSIAWACILGILSYWAGDFFIKASDYISDHGYIMPVAMLCLFGGIWYFLKKVTKRKEVK, from the coding sequence ATGCAAGATATCATAAATTCGCTTTCTACTTACGGCTATATCATACTTTTTTTATATACGCTTGGCGGCGGTATGGTCGCCATAATCGCTGCCGGAGTGCTAAGCTACGCCGGTAAAATGGATCTTAGCATCAGTATAACGGTCGCAGCGATTTCAAACGCTATCGGAGATACATTGCTTTTTTATCTTAGTAGATACAACAAAGGCGCGATAATGCCGTATCTTAAAGGACATAAACGCAAACTGGCTTACGCCGGAGTGCTCACGAAAAAGCACGGTGATAAAATCATATTTTTCAAGAAATTTATTTACGGACTAAAGACTCTCGTACCCGTTGCCATAGGGCTTACGAAGTACCCATTTTATAAATTTAGCGTTATAAACGTTATCTCTTCGATCGCTTGGGCGTGCATACTTGGTATTTTGAGCTACTGGGCGGGAGATTTTTTCATAAAAGCAAGCGACTATATAAGTGACCACGGATATATAATGCCCGTCGCTATGCTTTGTTTATTCGGTGGAATTTGGTATTTTTTGAAAAAAGTTACAAAGAGAAAGGAAGTAAAATGA
- the rny gene encoding ribonuclease Y, with protein sequence MIEVLIGLGAGVAGVGAGYLYAKKINDANYNIFLEQAKAKAKAIEYEAELTLKNSKISVQEAEFEAKKRYDDKTTKLQKEYSQKFDELNKKEQILLNEQELLNENKELFEKDRNEAKLTYEEGLNLKTTYQSKVQEALKVLEHAAGLTEDEAREVVLKKVEEKSRADIAHIVRKHEEEAKREAKKRVNYILAQATSRFAGEFAAERLINVVNIKNDELKGRIIGKEGRNIKTLEMVLGVDIIIDDTPHAIILSSFNLYRRAIATRVIELLVEDGRIQPARIEDLHKKVTEEFEQSIQEEGENIVIDLGLSKIHPEITKLIGKLKFRASYGQNALAHSLEVAHLAGIIAAETGGDEKLAKRAGLLHDIGKALTHEFEGSHVDLGAEICKRYKEHPVVINAIYAHHGHEEATSIESAAVCAADCLSAARPGARREVLESFLKRVEEVENIAKSKDGIKQAYAINAGREIRVIANAKLINDDEAVLVAKEIAKEIEEKVQYPGEIKVSVIRETRAVDYAK encoded by the coding sequence ATGATAGAAGTTTTAATAGGCTTAGGAGCCGGTGTGGCGGGAGTTGGCGCAGGATATCTGTATGCTAAAAAAATAAACGATGCAAACTATAACATCTTTTTAGAACAAGCAAAAGCAAAAGCAAAAGCCATCGAATACGAAGCGGAACTGACGCTTAAGAATTCTAAAATTTCAGTGCAAGAGGCTGAATTTGAAGCCAAAAAAAGATATGACGATAAAACTACCAAGCTTCAAAAAGAGTATAGTCAAAAATTCGACGAACTAAACAAAAAAGAGCAAATTTTACTAAACGAGCAAGAGCTTTTAAACGAAAATAAAGAGCTTTTTGAAAAAGATCGCAACGAAGCCAAGCTCACCTACGAAGAAGGGCTAAATTTAAAAACTACTTACCAAAGCAAAGTGCAAGAAGCCCTTAAAGTGCTTGAGCATGCCGCCGGTCTTACGGAGGATGAGGCTCGCGAAGTGGTACTGAAAAAAGTAGAGGAGAAATCTCGCGCCGATATCGCTCACATCGTTAGAAAACACGAAGAAGAGGCTAAACGCGAAGCTAAAAAGAGAGTCAATTATATCTTGGCGCAAGCCACATCGCGCTTTGCGGGAGAATTTGCCGCCGAGCGCCTGATAAACGTCGTGAATATCAAAAACGATGAGCTAAAAGGGCGCATCATCGGCAAAGAGGGACGAAATATAAAAACTCTTGAGATGGTGCTAGGCGTAGATATCATCATCGATGATACGCCGCATGCTATCATTTTAAGCAGCTTCAATCTCTATCGCCGTGCTATCGCGACGCGTGTCATCGAGCTTTTGGTAGAGGACGGCAGGATCCAGCCTGCTCGCATCGAAGACCTGCATAAAAAAGTTACGGAAGAATTTGAGCAAAGTATCCAAGAAGAGGGCGAAAATATCGTCATCGATCTAGGATTGAGCAAGATACATCCTGAGATAACCAAGCTGATAGGAAAGCTTAAATTTAGAGCCAGCTACGGCCAAAATGCACTGGCTCACAGCCTTGAGGTGGCGCATCTTGCCGGCATCATCGCAGCAGAGACTGGCGGTGATGAAAAGCTGGCTAAAAGAGCCGGGTTGCTCCATGACATCGGCAAGGCGTTGACACATGAGTTTGAAGGTAGCCATGTCGATCTAGGGGCTGAAATTTGTAAACGCTACAAAGAGCATCCGGTAGTCATAAATGCCATCTACGCTCACCACGGACACGAGGAGGCTACCAGTATAGAAAGTGCTGCCGTTTGTGCCGCCGACTGTCTGAGTGCGGCTCGTCCAGGAGCGCGTAGAGAGGTGCTAGAAAGCTTTTTGAAGCGTGTAGAAGAAGTTGAAAATATCGCAAAGAGCAAAGACGGTATCAAGCAAGCCTACGCCATAAATGCAGGGCGTGAAATTCGCGTTATAGCAAATGCAAAGCTCATAAACGACGATGAGGCGGTGCTTGTAGCAAAAGAGATCGCAAAAGAGATCGAAGAAAAAGTGCAGTATCCGGGCGAGATAAAGGTCAGTGTCATCCGCGAGACCCGCGCGGTAGATTATGCAAAATAA